A single genomic interval of Xyrauchen texanus isolate HMW12.3.18 chromosome 40, RBS_HiC_50CHRs, whole genome shotgun sequence harbors:
- the LOC127633564 gene encoding serine/threonine-protein kinase LMTK1-like isoform X2 has translation MHFLEEARPYWSLHHPALVQCLAQCTEVTPYLLVMEICPLGDVKGYLRSCRATDSMPPDPLLLQRMACEITSGLLHLHKNNFTHSDLALRNCLLTSDINVKIGDYGLSQKKYKDDYFVTSDQTWIPLRWIAPELVDEVHGNLLVVDQTKESNIWSLGVTIWELFELGNQPYRHYSDRQVLSYAVKDQQLKLPKPLLKYPLADRCYEVMQFCWLQPDQRPTAEEVHLLLSYLCAKGASEAEEDFERRWNSMRPNTSHADLHEDGMLAIDMPMSSTNSSFPLLEQFPSGDGYHSESGDDILTVTETSHGLNFEYKWEQARAEQHYHSSSTTCTLGQGNPHCQEIYYPPGGMVDGCAVEGLTLGVSPSYFDSKHLHTPGVVPVLSAHSPSVGNEYYIRIEEPVQSNIDMNFTVCSYSPEFGEGNGSFLSSGDSGECINSPSEAKPADIYWSAEVHKCSAYDSDTSPAVSLTTEPILGHESPLRPWESGHYVSYKDRDVGYYYEPSPPKRMDHYLIGDSTELPQESWGSRSLRQALGELEDPLGVSPSLDSPSQGYTDPYLENIQGSIIGKNVTGGYYDMMGSLRKTMPGNHSVCINMASGGAIFVGRDDSDSDEDEEIFVERQGVSWSTRNPENNNTRTLCQSQVSCLQDSYADFHYTMPMTDVEDTWPEEQSLSYHISKPVDYLEATVKNNSCLVHGRHVPSNPSPECNSYMNICHEPREAEVYPVPCCQALSSSHFVDPLTGTLVRNCFMIDCISGKSIVLSQKDQHLGQEPLSAGHVVSKIETSREGVKQFEQVFEQYVDIAEGDMILKQGKTQETSPAYPKTEVITITPQLEKSPSELPNSEPESELSKTVDSGVDRGCSSISLVEIDDCSDDDITDVTSGIFADFAVDTLDTVDYANPTFKSLQKQVDTPDLMDSIDIPSTACSSETLSPASVHPSSSPKTVDSGYDTENNESPEFVPKEPHEIKNTKAFIQPSGKVTSGTNFISKEQEAEWANAEQIEQNVDSVMVLTTSESSDGELKALSDKTPYRDSAYFSDYDVGKEKESEEDTSELEDKKDGPEILHPPQETEGDECPLSSTKECKKSVKQAEDISSQVFSKVDEGVSSCDPAICYEFFSAPDNEVSTIEDHVDDENLWIDSDRSAELVPSESQLSDSNASLLSYVNQEDSFKQEPSENSPYLDPVISEDDVADNIEFIPEVLIEEECINELDIDQGVSCVILSTEDPVPSEDLLGLGAERSNSSDSVTLEDLETTNKDPEEEGLKKRSTRSCSPPPPQEGWVSPTDGEEADEEDGDSEDSDESDEELRTYRIQEQSEESEDEILPVTIIVSDCSDAHKLRSLLKMPTLLSDSLSDEMETKKKVVTFFDDVTVFLFDQESPTSELADQSFILGGESSKPSAKGKLPNQKEKVNISDDSSDGNISEESAGFEWEDDFPLLPLPTSTMGCPPHITSKLSLPTSSSKPAAQVSSRFTVSPSNVSRFSITHVSDSDMDSAGGSSEDGERE, from the exons ATGCATTTCTTGGAAGAGGCTCGTCCATACTG GAGTCTCCATCACCCGGCTCTAGTGCAATGCCTCGCCCAATGCACAGAGGTCACACCCTATTTACTGGTCATGGAGATCTGCCCTCTG GGTGATGTTAAAGGCTATCTGCGCAGCTGCAGGGCAACAGATTCCATGCCCCCTGACCCCTTACTGCTTCAAAGAATGGCATGTGAGATCACTTCAGGCTTGCTGCACCTCCACAAAAACAACTTCACTCACAG TGATTTGGCTTTAAGAAATTGCCTGCTAACATCAGACATAAACGTCAAGATTGGAGACTATGGACTATCACAAAAGAAGTACAAA GATGACTACTTTGTGACATCGGACCAGACCTGGATTCCTTTACGTTGGATTGCCCCTGAGCTGGTGGATGAGGTTCATGGTAACTTGCTGGTGGTGGACCAAACCAAGGAAAGCAACATCTG GTCACTTGGTGTAACCATCTGGGAACTTTTTGAGTTGGGGAATCAGCCATATCGTCATTATTCTGACAGACAGGTTCTCAGCTATGCTGTGAAGGACCAGCAATTGAAGCTGCCCAAGCCTCTTCTAAAGTACCCTCTTGCCGATCGCTG TTATGAAGTAATGCAGTTCTGTTGGCTTCAGCCTGACCAGAGGCCTACTGCAGAGGAAGTGCATCTGCTGCTTAGTTACCTATGTGCCAAAGGTGCCAGTGAGGCCGAAGAAGACTTTGAGAGACGCTGGAACTCCATGAGACCCAACACAAGCCATGCCGATCTACATGAAGATGGCATGCTTGCAATTGACATGCCCATGTCATCCACCAATTCCTCATTCCCCCTACTAGAGCAGTTTCCCTCTGGAGATGGCTACCACTCTGAATCTGGAGATGACATCCTAACAGTTACTGAAACCAGCCATGGCCTCAACTTTGAGTACAAGTGGGAACAGGCCAGGGCAGAACAGCACTACCATTCTTCATCTACTACTTGCACTTTAGGGCAAGGTAATCCCCATTGTCAGGAGATCTACTACCCTCCAGGAGGAATGGTGGATGGCTGTGCAGTTGAAGGACTCACCCTGGGGGTCTCTCCTTCATACTTTGATTCCAAGCATCTACACACCCCTGGTGTGGTACCAGTTTTGAGTGCTCATAGTCCATCAGTTGGTAATGAGTATTACATCCGCATTGAGGAGCCAGTGCAAAGCAATATTGACATGAACTTCACTGTGTGTTCTTACAGTCCAGAGTTTGGGGAAGGCAATGGAAGCTTTCTTAGTAGTGGAGACTCTGGGGAGTGTATCAATAGTCCCTCTGAAGCCAAGCCAGCAGACATATACTGGTCAGCGGAGGTCCACAAATGCAGTGCCTATGATTCAGACACCAGTCCTGCTGTGTCTCTAACTACGGAGCCTATTTTAGGCCATGAGAGTCCTCTCAGGCCATGGGAGTCTGGTCACTATGTTTCATACAAAGACAGAGATGTAGGTTACTATTATGAACCATCACCTCCAAAGCGAATGGACCACTATCTAATTGGAGACTCAACAGAACTGCCACAAGAGAGCTGGGGGTCTCGAAGCCTGAGACAGGCACTTGGGGAACTGGAGGACCCTTTAGGGGTCTCACCATCACTTgacagtccatcacagggctatACTGATCCTTACTTGGAGAACATCCAAGGCTCCATCATAGGAAAGAATGTCACAGGAGGGTACTATGATATGATGGGTTCTTTGAGGAAGACTATGCCAGGAAACCACTCAGTTTGCATCAACATGGCGTCAGGTGGAGCTATATTTGTAGGGCGAGATGACAGTGACTCTGATGAAGATGAGGAAATATTTGTGGAAAGACAAGGAGTAAGTTGGTCCACTAGAAATCCAGAAAATAACAACACAAGAACCTTGTGTCAGAGCCAAGTTTCTTGTCTGCAGGATTCTTATGCAGACTTCCATTACACTATGCCAATGACAGATGTTGAGGATACATGGCCAGAAGAGCAGAGCCTGTCATACCACATTTCCAAACCAGTTGACTACTTAGAGGCAACAGTCAAAAATAATAGTTGTTTGGTGCATGGAAGACATGTACCTTCAAACCCTTCACCCGAATGCAACTCTTATATGAATATATGCCATGAACCCAGAGAGGCTGAAGTATATCCCGTGCCATGTTGTCAGGCTTTGAGCAGTTCGCATTTTGTAGACCCTCTAACTGGGACACTTGTTAGGAACTGCTTTATGATCGACTGTATTTCAGGGAAAAGCATAGTGTTGTCCCAAAAAGACCAACATCTCGGCCAAGAACCTTTATCTGCTGGACATGTAGTGTCCAAAATAGAGACATCAAGGGAAGGTGTGAAACAGTTTGAGCAAGTCTTTGAGCAATATGTGGATATTGCAGAAGGGGACATGATCTTGAAACAAGGAAAAACTCAAGAAACATCTCCTGCATACCCCAAGACCGAAGTTATTACTATCACCCCACAGTTGGAGAAATCCCCCTCAGAATTACCCAATTCAGAGCCAGAGTCAGAGTTGAGTAAGACAGTGGACAGTGGTGTGGATCGTGGATGCTCTAGTATCAGCCTGGTGGAGATAGATGACTGTAGTGATGATGACATCACTGACGTAACCTCAGGGATTTTTGCTGACTTCGCAGTAGACACCTTAGACACTGTTGACTATGCCAATCCAACATTCAAGTCATTACAAAAGCAGGTTGATACCCCAGATTTAATGGACTCTATTGACATACCATCCACAGCATGCTCAAGTGAGACTCTCAGTCCtgcatctgtccatccatcaagTTCTCCCAAGACTGTGGACAGTGGCTATGACACTGAAAACAATGAATCTCCAGAATTTGTTCCAAAGGAACCCCATGAGATAAAAAACACCAAAGCCTTCATCCAGCCCTCAGGAAAAGTGACATCTGGAACTAACTTCATCAGCAAAGAACAAGAGGCTGAATGGGCCAACGCTGAGCAGATTGAACAGAATGTTGATTCTGTAATGGTCTTGACAACATCTGAGAGTAGTGATGGGGAGTTGAAGGCACTGAGTGATAAAACTCCATACAGAGATTCTGCCTACTTCTCTGACTATGATGtggggaaagaaaaagaaagcgaAGAGGACACCAGTGAACTTGAGGACAAGAAAGATGGACCAGAGATCTTACATCCTCCACAGGAGACAGAAGGAGATGAATGTCCTTTGTCATCTACAAAGGAGTGCAAAAAATCTGTCAAACAAGCCGAGGACATATCCTCCCAAGTTTTTTCAAAGGTAGACGAAGGAGTGTCTTCTTGTGACCCTGCCATCTGCTATGAATTTTTCTCAGCTCCTGATAATGAAGTATCCACCATAGAAGACCATGTTGATGATGAAAACCTTTGGATAGACTCAGATCGCTCTGCAGAACTTGTACCATCAGAATCACAATTATCTGACTCAAATGCCTCCCTTTTATCCTATGTAAATCAAGAGGATTCTTTCAAGCAAGAACCTAGTGAGAATAGTCCATATCTTGACCCAGTGATCTCTGAGGATGATGTTGCAGACAATATTGAGTTCATTCCAGAGGTCCTTATTGAAGAGGAGTGTATCAATGAGCTGGACATAGACCAAGGTGTGAGCTGCGTGATTTTGTCCACAGAAGATCCAGTGCCTTCAGAGGATTTATTGGGGCTTGGGGCAGAACGCAGCAATTCTTCTGATTCCGTTACACTTGAGGATCTGGAAACCACAAATAAAGACCCTGAAGAGGAAGGACTTAAAAAAAGGTCCACACGTTCTtgctctcctcctcctccacaaGAAGGATGGGTGTCTCCCACGGATGGGGAAGAGGCAGATGAGGAAGATGGCGACTCTGAGGACAGTGATGAATCGGATGAGGAGCTGCGCACATACCGCATTCAGGAGCAGAGCGAAGAAAGTGAGGACGAGATCTTGCCTGTGACTATTATTGTGAGTGATTGCAGTGATGCACACAAACTGAGAAGCCTACTCAAGATGCCAACTCTGCTCAGTGATTCACTGTCAGATGAAATGGAGACCAAAAAGAAAGTGGTGACCTTCTTTGATGATGTCACTGTATTCCTGTTTGACCAG GAAAGCCCTACCAGTGAGCTGGCAGATCAAAGCTTTATCCTTGGTGGAGAGTCAAGCAAACCAAGTGCAAAGGGCAAATTGCCAAACCAAAAGGAAAAAGTCAATATCTCAGATGACTCTTCTGATGGAAACATCTCAGAAGAGA GTGCAGGGTTTGAATGGGAGGACGATTTTCCCTTGTTGCCCCTTCCCACATCTACCATGGGTTGTCCTCCACACATCACTTCAAAGCTGAGCCTACCGACCAGCAGCTCTAAACCTGCAGCACAGGTCTCCTCTCGTTTCACTGTGTCTCCGTCCAATGTTTCACGATTCTCCATCACACATGTGTCAGATTCAGATATGGATTCTGCAGGAG GGAGCAGTGAAGATGGGGAAAGAGAGTGA